TTTAATGATGAGCAGAGAACCACGTAGAGCCGCTTTGTTTGAAAATTTGATTGTCAGTGAATGTCTTAAATCAAGGTATAATGAGGGAAAAGATTCAAATTTGTTCTTTTTCAGAGATAAAACCGGTAATGAAGTTGATTTAATCATCAGGCTTGGTTCTTCATTAAAACTAATTGAGATAAAAAGTTCAATGACATTTCATTCTGATTTTTTAAAGCCGCTTAAATACGCAAGTAATTTGTTTTCCAATAAAGAAATCAGCCAATATTTAATTTACTCCGGAGATATTGAACAGGAAGTGCATCAGGTACAGGTTATAAATTATAATAATATCGGGCGTAAGGTATTATAAACAATAGAAAAAATTTTATTTCTGCTACCGTATCAACGTCTATGTTAAAAGAGTCCGATTTTTAATTCTTTTTGAAATAACAGCCTTTACTACCATATATTTTTATCTTGTTTTTATCGGATTAAACCAATATTAAATACAGACTATATCCAGAAGATACTTTTGAAAATCTGTTTTATTCTTTTTATGATTCTTTAAGTTGATGTTTAATTTATACCTTTGCAATTTATAAATCTTAATAAGAATTTCAACAAATAAGCAATTCAGCAATGGCCAAAAAAGAAATAAAATTCAGTCTTATCTACCGCGATATGTGGCAATCGTCAGGGAAATATGTTCCCCGTGTGGATCAGCTTGTTAAAATAGCTCCGGTAATTATTGAAATGGGATGTTTCGACAGGATTGAGACCAATGGTGGCGCTTTCGAACAGGTAAATCTGCTGTTTGGGGAAAACCCGAACATAGCTGTCAGGGAATGGACAAAGCCATTTAACGAGGCAGGAATAAAAACCCACATGCTGGAGAGGGCTCTGAATGCCATTCGCATGTATCCGGTACCCGCTGATGTCAGGAGACTGATGTATAAAGTGAAAAAGGCTCAAGGAACCAATATTGCCCGCTCTTTTTGCGGGTTAAATGACCATAGGAATCTTGAATTGTCAATAAAATTTGCCAAAGAGGCAGGTATGATTTCGCAGACAGCCCTGTGTATTACTTCTTCTCCTGTTCACACTGTTGAATATTACATGGAAATTGTTGATAAAGCCGTTGAATACGGCACAGATGAAATTTGCCTCAAAGACATGGCAGGAATAGGCAGACCGGCAACTTTAGGAAAGCTGACCAAAGCCATCAAAGACAAATACCCTCATCTGATCATTCAGTATCATGGTCATTCAGGACCTGGTTTTTCGGTGGCCTCCATGCTGGAAGTAGCACGCAATGGTGCTGATATTCTGGATGTTGCCATGGAGCCTCTTTCCTGGGGTATGGTGCATCCCGATCTGATAACCATTCACGAAATGCTAAAAGATGATGGTTTTGCCGTTCCCGATATTAATATGAAGGCATACATGGAAGCCAGAACATTAACACAGGAATTTATTGATGACTTTTTAGGGTTATTCATTGATCCCAGAAACAAGCAAATGACCTCTTTACTCGTACAATCCGGTCTTCCGGGGGGTATGATGGGCAGCTTAATGGCTGACCTGAAAGGGGTTCATCAGGCCATCAATATGAATTTGAAAAACAGAGGCCAAAATGAGCTGAACGTGGACGAACTGATGGTTCAGATGTTTGAAGAAACAGCCTATATCTGGCCTATGCTTGGCTATCCGCCTCTGGTTACTCCATTTAGTCAGTATGTTAAAAATACTGCCTTAATAAATATTCTGCAGATGTCAAAAGGAGAAAAACGTTTCTCACAGATTGACAAAAATACCTGGGATATGATTCTGGGGAAAGCCGGAAAACTTCCAGGGCCCTTGGCTCCTGAAATAATTGATTTAGCAAAGGAAAAAGGACTTGAATTTTATGAAGGCAATCCACAGGATGCATTCCCGGATGAACTGCCTAAATATATAAAAGAGATGGAAGAGCTGGGATGGGAACGTGGACAGGACGATGAAGAATTGTTTGAATTTGCCATGCACGACACCCAGTACCGGGATTACAAATCAGGCGTTGCCAAACAACGCTTCGAAACAGAAATGGAAAAAATTTTAGCTGAAAAAGAAAATAAAACGATGATAAGTATGAATGTCAAACAAGCTCCCGTACGCTCAGGATTCAGTAAAGAAGAAGGCACCCTTCACGAAGCATGTATTGCTCTGATTCTTTACACGGTAAATGAACCAGTATTAAACAATGACAGTTTTTACACGCAAAATCTCTGGACAAGTATAGGATTCTGGCGACACATCATGACAATACCTGTATTATCTGAAAGCGGAAGGCTGGAGGCAGAAATGCATGAGATTTTAAAAGACCAGTATGAATTTGTCATTGAAGGAAAAGAATATTTTGTTAAAATACTTCATCTGGGAGAAGCAGAATTAGATTTTAGTATCAACGATAAAAAACTGACAGCTTCATTTTCATCATGTGAAAACGGGACCATTGTGTCAATTAATAACAAGGAATTTTGTCTTTCAAGGGAAGACCTTCTCACCAGTGAAATCAAAGCCGTAAAATCAGACTCAGGTTCCGCCAATGACATCAATCAGGTAAAAGCACCCATTCCCGGAAAAATTTTCAAAATACTGGTAAAAAACGGAGATGAAGTTAAAAAGGGAGATTATGTTATTGTGATTGATGCCATGAAAATGGAAAATAATATCGAAGCCCCAAAAAGCGGAAAGATTAAGGAAATAAAGGTCAGTATCGGAGAAATGGTAGATGTCGGGCAGGTTTTAGCCATTATTGAATAATTATTTTTTACCATAAAAAAACTCATATTACTTCTTTGCAGGTTTAAACAAACTCTTTAAATTGCCTGCCATTAAAACATTCAAAAAAACAAAACTATGTATATTACAGAAGAACATGAGCTAATCAGACAAACCGTACGTGACTTTGCAGAGCGGGAAATTAAACCCCGGGCAAAAGAGCTTGATGAAAAAGCTGAATTTTCGGTTGAACTCACCAAAATGATGGGAGAACTTGGACTTTTTGGTATGTATCTTCCCCCTGAATATGGTGGCCAGGGTCTGGATACCCTTTCTTATATCATTGCGGTTGAGGAAATTTCCAGGGTTGACGGATCACAGGGTGCTACTCTTGCGGCTCATAATTCGCTTGGCATCGGACCTATTTACTATTATGGCACAAAAGAACAAAAAGAAGAATATTTACCTAAACTATGTACGGGAGAAGCACTTTGGGCATTTGGACTGACAGAGCCAGAAGCCGGGTCTGACTCACGTGGCTCGAAAACCCGTGCAGTGAAAGATGGTGATTCCTGGGTCATTAACGGCTCCAAAATATTTATCACGAATGCTTCCTCCCCTATCTCCATTGGCGCTACAGTTCAGGCTGTTACAGATGTAAAAGAAAATGGTGAGAAGGAATTCACCAATTTTATTGTCCCCACCGGAACTCCCGGATATAAAGCTGTTCCTATGCATGGAAAAATGATGTGGCGTGCTTCCGACACCGCTGAACTTTACTTCGATGATTGCCGTGTCCCTGAAAAAAATATGCTGGGCGGAATAGGTGAAGGCTCTAAAATCATGCTACAAACTCTCGACAGCGGACGTCTTTCCATTGCAGCAATGGGTTTGGGTTGTGCTCAGGGAGCTTTTGAAATGGCTATGCAATATGCCAAGGAACGTAAACAGTTTGGAAAGCCTATCATTAAATTTCAGGTTACTGCTTTTAAGCTGGCTGATATGGCCGTCAAAATTGAACATGCACGTGCTCTTCTTTATAAAGCCTGCTGGCTGAAAGACAATCATCAGCCCTTTGCCATGTACTCTGCAATGGCAAAACTTTATTGCTCAGAAATAGCCAAACAGGTGGCCGATGAAGCCCTCCAGATTCATGGTGGTTACGGTCTCATGAAAGACTATGACATCGAACGATTCTACCGCGACCAAAGACTGCTCCAGAT
The window above is part of the Sphingobacteriales bacterium genome. Proteins encoded here:
- a CDS encoding biotin/lipoyl-binding protein encodes the protein MAKKEIKFSLIYRDMWQSSGKYVPRVDQLVKIAPVIIEMGCFDRIETNGGAFEQVNLLFGENPNIAVREWTKPFNEAGIKTHMLERALNAIRMYPVPADVRRLMYKVKKAQGTNIARSFCGLNDHRNLELSIKFAKEAGMISQTALCITSSPVHTVEYYMEIVDKAVEYGTDEICLKDMAGIGRPATLGKLTKAIKDKYPHLIIQYHGHSGPGFSVASMLEVARNGADILDVAMEPLSWGMVHPDLITIHEMLKDDGFAVPDINMKAYMEARTLTQEFIDDFLGLFIDPRNKQMTSLLVQSGLPGGMMGSLMADLKGVHQAINMNLKNRGQNELNVDELMVQMFEETAYIWPMLGYPPLVTPFSQYVKNTALINILQMSKGEKRFSQIDKNTWDMILGKAGKLPGPLAPEIIDLAKEKGLEFYEGNPQDAFPDELPKYIKEMEELGWERGQDDEELFEFAMHDTQYRDYKSGVAKQRFETEMEKILAEKENKTMISMNVKQAPVRSGFSKEEGTLHEACIALILYTVNEPVLNNDSFYTQNLWTSIGFWRHIMTIPVLSESGRLEAEMHEILKDQYEFVIEGKEYFVKILHLGEAELDFSINDKKLTASFSSCENGTIVSINNKEFCLSREDLLTSEIKAVKSDSGSANDINQVKAPIPGKIFKILVKNGDEVKKGDYVIVIDAMKMENNIEAPKSGKIKEIKVSIGEMVDVGQVLAIIE
- a CDS encoding acyl-CoA dehydrogenase, which produces MYITEEHELIRQTVRDFAEREIKPRAKELDEKAEFSVELTKMMGELGLFGMYLPPEYGGQGLDTLSYIIAVEEISRVDGSQGATLAAHNSLGIGPIYYYGTKEQKEEYLPKLCTGEALWAFGLTEPEAGSDSRGSKTRAVKDGDSWVINGSKIFITNASSPISIGATVQAVTDVKENGEKEFTNFIVPTGTPGYKAVPMHGKMMWRASDTAELYFDDCRVPEKNMLGGIGEGSKIMLQTLDSGRLSIAAMGLGCAQGAFEMAMQYAKERKQFGKPIIKFQVTAFKLADMAVKIEHARALLYKACWLKDNHQPFAMYSAMAKLYCSEIAKQVADEALQIHGGYGLMKDYDIERFYRDQRLLQIGEGTSEIQRLVISRYIGC